In a genomic window of Microbacterium amylolyticum:
- a CDS encoding CobW family GTP-binding protein, which yields MSVPVIALTGHLGAGKTTVLNHLLSAPGARVGVVINDFGAVNIDAGLVVGQIDEAASIAGGCICCLPDDGGLDQALAKLTDPQLRLDAVVIEASGVAEPLALARLVRFSGAENARLGGVIDIVDAIEHEHTVDTGGVPLARYAAATLVVINKLDAVADPEERRARITERIRERNPHVPVIASVRGRIDPALVFDVAQKEDPVDELPIAALLREEHRGHGDHVHADAVSVPVSGSVDAGALVDLLEDPPGGVYRLKGTVPVCSRRYLVNLVGRSIHVRTARSGQGENALVAIGVDLDIEEVRRRLQGVVSGPTAGAAGVRRLQRYRRLSA from the coding sequence ATGTCAGTTCCCGTGATCGCCCTGACGGGGCACCTCGGCGCCGGCAAAACGACGGTGCTGAATCACCTGCTGTCGGCGCCGGGTGCACGCGTCGGCGTTGTCATCAACGATTTCGGCGCCGTCAATATTGACGCCGGGCTTGTCGTCGGACAGATTGACGAGGCGGCGTCCATCGCGGGCGGGTGCATCTGCTGCCTGCCGGACGACGGCGGTCTTGACCAGGCGCTTGCGAAACTCACGGATCCTCAGCTCCGACTGGACGCGGTGGTGATCGAGGCGTCGGGCGTTGCCGAGCCCCTCGCGCTCGCGCGTCTCGTGCGCTTCTCGGGCGCGGAGAATGCTCGGCTGGGCGGTGTCATCGACATTGTCGACGCGATTGAGCACGAGCACACGGTTGATACGGGCGGCGTTCCTCTCGCGCGCTATGCGGCGGCAACGCTCGTCGTGATCAACAAACTGGATGCCGTGGCAGATCCGGAGGAGCGCCGTGCGCGGATCACGGAACGCATTCGCGAGCGTAACCCGCATGTTCCCGTCATTGCGTCCGTGCGCGGCCGGATCGATCCCGCGCTCGTCTTTGACGTGGCGCAGAAGGAGGACCCGGTCGACGAGCTACCGATCGCGGCGTTGCTGCGGGAAGAGCATCGCGGGCACGGTGACCATGTCCACGCCGACGCCGTGTCGGTTCCAGTGTCTGGATCCGTCGACGCGGGGGCGCTCGTTGACCTGCTTGAGGATCCGCCGGGCGGCGTGTACCGCCTCAAGGGAACCGTTCCGGTGTGCTCTCGGCGCTACCTGGTGAACCTGGTCGGCCGTTCGATTCATGTGCGAACGGCGAGATCAGGGCAGGGGGAGAACGCGCTCGTCGCTATCGGCGTGGACCTGGATATCGAGGAGGTGCGACGCCGACTTCAGGGAGTGGTGTCTGGGCCGACGGCGGGGGCCGCCGGCGTGCGACGGCTCCAGCGATACCGCCGCCTGAGCGCATAA
- a CDS encoding ArsR/SmtB family transcription factor has protein sequence MLFTTSNPAQPLVSQHLRTLRQAGLVSPTRSGKEVTYEVADHHVTHVITDALTHVREPADAHRTNDERGAP, from the coding sequence GTGCTGTTCACCACAAGCAATCCGGCTCAGCCGCTCGTCTCGCAGCACCTACGCACGCTGCGTCAGGCGGGGCTTGTCTCGCCAACGCGCAGCGGCAAGGAGGTGACGTACGAGGTGGCCGACCATCACGTGACCCACGTCATCACCGATGCGTTGACCCACGTCCGTGAGCCAGCGGACGCACATCGCACGAACGACGAACGAGGAGCGCCATGA
- a CDS encoding metal ABC transporter substrate-binding protein gives MPKNRLSALLVLPAVALVAASCSATESATGGASDERPVVLTTFTVLADIAQNVGGEHIQVQSLMKPGAEVHGYEPTPGDVARASEADLVIDNGLGLEDWFTKFLASADAPHLLATEGIVPIGIAGTDAPNPHAWMSTTNAEIYVNNIADAFAELAPEHAEDFRDNADDYSAQLRAVHDELTATLDVVPDAARALVTCEGAFSYLARDAGLDEYFLWPVNSEQEGTPRQTAAVIDVVLERGIPAVFCESTVSDAAMQQVVAQTGASFGGTLYVDSLSQADGPVPTYLDLLRHDAEVIAAALTGGAE, from the coding sequence ATGCCTAAAAATCGACTGTCTGCCCTCCTTGTCCTTCCCGCTGTTGCCCTCGTGGCGGCCTCGTGTTCGGCAACGGAAAGCGCGACAGGAGGCGCGTCGGATGAGCGACCCGTTGTGCTCACCACGTTCACGGTGCTCGCCGACATCGCTCAGAATGTCGGCGGAGAGCATATTCAGGTGCAGTCGCTCATGAAGCCCGGCGCAGAGGTACACGGGTATGAACCGACGCCGGGTGACGTTGCGCGGGCCAGCGAAGCGGACCTCGTGATCGATAATGGGCTCGGGCTCGAGGACTGGTTCACGAAGTTCCTCGCCTCGGCTGATGCGCCGCACCTTCTCGCGACGGAGGGCATCGTGCCGATCGGTATCGCCGGAACGGACGCGCCGAATCCGCACGCATGGATGTCGACGACAAACGCTGAAATCTACGTGAACAACATTGCTGACGCGTTCGCTGAGCTCGCCCCGGAACACGCCGAGGACTTCCGTGACAACGCCGACGACTACTCCGCTCAGCTTCGCGCGGTTCACGACGAACTCACCGCGACTCTTGACGTCGTCCCCGATGCCGCGCGGGCACTGGTCACGTGCGAGGGGGCATTCAGTTACCTGGCGCGTGACGCGGGTCTCGATGAGTACTTCCTCTGGCCGGTGAACTCGGAGCAGGAAGGCACACCGCGCCAAACCGCCGCCGTTATCGATGTTGTCCTGGAGCGTGGCATTCCCGCCGTGTTTTGTGAGTCGACCGTGAGCGACGCGGCGATGCAGCAGGTCGTCGCACAGACAGGCGCGTCTTTCGGCGGAACGCTCTACGTCGACTCCCTGTCCCAGGCTGACGGCCCCGTTCCCACCTATCTCGACCTCCTGCGACACGACGCCGAGGTCATCGCGGCTGCGCTAACGGGAGGGGCCGAGTGA